One Candidatus Omnitrophota bacterium genomic region harbors:
- a CDS encoding glycosyltransferase yields the protein MGAKVSVIIPAYNSAELTVRTVNSVLGQTFRDIEVLVVDDGSGDDTGEKMKAFGGRIRYIRKDNGGASSARNVGIKASTGGYLAFLDCDDIYMPEKIERSVGYLDAHPSCGFVHTSACYIDGEDRPIHIARYRRWKRSGQIADGLLLHNFIINSTVVARRECLEAAGPFDEGIFMPADWDMWLRMAEMGEAGYIDEPLTLYRVTGRYIMKHLELSEKEQLYMLDKAFARRANTSARVRRKALVNVYCRHAAGFMSMGEYDKGGERAGKALSVGPWNPKALLLLAAARLFGRNAALGEFARKTYYGAKSAFKKCMFSGRMTDNEQ from the coding sequence TATAATCCCGGCGTACAATAGCGCCGAACTCACGGTGAGGACGGTGAACAGCGTGCTTGGACAGACGTTCCGGGATATCGAGGTATTGGTCGTGGACGACGGGTCCGGCGACGATACCGGCGAAAAGATGAAGGCGTTCGGCGGGCGCATAAGGTATATCCGGAAGGACAACGGAGGCGCCTCAAGCGCCCGTAATGTTGGGATAAAGGCCTCGACCGGGGGATACCTGGCTTTTTTGGACTGTGACGATATTTATATGCCCGAAAAGATTGAGCGTTCGGTCGGGTATCTTGACGCGCATCCGTCCTGTGGGTTCGTACATACGTCGGCCTGCTATATCGACGGTGAGGATAGGCCGATACATATAGCCAGGTATCGCAGGTGGAAAAGGTCAGGACAGATCGCCGACGGGCTTTTGCTGCATAATTTTATCATAAATTCCACGGTAGTGGCGCGCAGAGAGTGCCTGGAGGCGGCCGGGCCGTTCGATGAGGGGATATTCATGCCGGCGGATTGGGATATGTGGCTACGCATGGCCGAGATGGGAGAGGCGGGGTATATCGATGAACCTCTCACGCTGTACAGGGTAACGGGGCGATATATAATGAAGCATCTGGAACTCTCGGAAAAAGAACAATTGTATATGCTGGACAAGGCGTTCGCGCGGCGCGCGAACACGTCTGCCCGTGTGAGGCGAAAAGCGCTGGTGAACGTATATTGCCGGCATGCCGCCGGGTTCATGTCAATGGGTGAATATGATAAGGGCGGGGAAAGGGCGGGGAAGGCGTTGTCGGTCGGACCGTGGAACCCCAAGGCATTACTGCTACTGGCTGCTGCCAGGTTGTTCGGGCGTAACGCGGCTTTAGGCGAATTCGCGCGCAAAACGTATTATGGCGCGAAGTCCGCGTTCAAGAAATGTATGTTCTCCGGCAGGATGACGGACAACGAACAATAA